The sequence below is a genomic window from Salminus brasiliensis chromosome 6, fSalBra1.hap2, whole genome shotgun sequence.
aagggccttgctcaagggcccaacagtggcagcttgccgagcccgggaatcgaacccacaaccctgttatcgatatcccggcgctctaaccgctgagccaccgctgagccaccactgccccttacaTATGTAAGAGAGAAGCAGCATAAAAAGGAAGATAACCATCACGAAACCTTGTGGAATGACGTTCCACAAGTTGAATCGTATAATCATGCATCCATGTGCAAACAGTGTCACACAGCATTTAAAATGAAAGGAGGAAACACCTCAAACTTATCTAAGCATCTTAAAAGCAGACCTTTAGATTGCGTTTTGAAAAGCAAATGTTAGCTTGTTTAGGCGAATGCTGTGATGGCTCGTAACCAGTGATATTAGCTTGCTGTGTGAGCAGAAACCTCAGAAAACCTGAAATTTTATACAAGGAAAGTTTATACAAGGAAGCATATGATGGTCGCTAGATCACACTTCATGGTTATATGTCACTGCGGGACTTACTAGGACACTAGGAACCAAgtcaattattatatataatttttttttttttttttgccacgtCCAAAAAAAATGGTCTTGGTGAAATGGTTGGTTTATTTAAATGGTTTATTTTATGTTGTGATATTGCAATTGGCATTGAGTATCGTAGAATTTCAGTGGTATTGGGACCAACTACCAAATATCTAATATTGTGACGTCCCTCCACTACAGAACAAAATGAATGACTGTCTGACTGAAAGCGTCTAGACAATAATGACTTGGATTAAGTAACTGGTGTtggaaggacagaaagctgaatttaaaGCCCACTCGCTATCAGACAGCCCTGAGCAGCTGCTGtaactaactgctgagctaccgaATGTCTAAGAGAGTAAAGCCAagtgactggtgttgggagtaacagaaaTGAGACCAGTTCTGCCGTGTTTGGAATCATAGCGAGAAATTttggcttagataagttagctagcagactgaacaccacagcacagttccagctaactgagactCAAATCTCACACGTTTAGACTCATATCTAAGAGCAAGTCGGGTGAATTCTCTCAggagtgtttttgagtgttttcAGGCACACATAGGAGACTGGTCCATCCAGGTTTGCATACTCTGCCTTCTACTTGAACTAAGCACATTGCTAAAATCAGGAgtacagtgggcttgttttcatccctgttttcagagcaatCACCAGTCAGTGAGCTCCTACAGTACCCTGTGACTCACTGAATGCACATGGGTGGAAAAAGCTTATTTGACCTTGTATTAGACAGACATAGAGCAGAAATCTGACACGTTGTATTTATGAGATacgtcaacatttttaaataccgcAGTGTACTTACTGTTAAAATGCCCAGCACTAATTGTCACTCGTGTaattctttcagaaaatgcaccagTAATTTTTTTCCAGTGCATTTCTGCAGCGCTGTGTGGCCTGATTTGAGGGTTTGTTTATGTTCCAATACAAACAACAATGTTACATGTGAAAAGCATTTGTAACTGCAACATATTTCTGGGAGAAGTaatgcattttctgaaagaagttcAGATAATATTTATGTCCATGACTCTAATGTGTAAACATAGCTCTATTTTATGTTATGGAAATTCATTCTTTTTGTAGAAGCTATGTGAAAACCTCTGCATTTCAATGCTAATTAAATGCATAAGGCCTTTCCTGTGttgatttttaaaaacacattttgagaAACAAACCTGTTTGTCAGACAAATCAATAATGTGAACTAATCACGACTCCTCAGTAATGTGGAAATTGTTCTGCAACATGTGTGTTCTAAACGTATGTTTTTCAATCTCTCTGTTCCTCATAGGTGGTATTTTGCCCTCATTTCTGTATCTGGAGTCTTCTCAGTTACATTCTCTGTTATATTTGCATATGTAGCAGATATTACAGAGGAACATGAAAGAAGCACAGCCTATGGATTGGTAAGAGCTtgagtttttttggttttgttttgttttgttttttaagccTTTTTTATTGCATCAAGAGCTGACAAGACTTAAGATTGAATTTTTTCTGGTTAAATTGTGAAATCCTGCTTTATGCAATACTGCTCTGACAAGGACACTGGCTTAGTGTATTATATTTAAGTTTACAGTTTGTGAATTTACCAAAAAGGCCCTAAAAGTAAGGAAATGCAGATAATGaaagtttattatttaaaaatgtagttTGTGTTTCCTCCGTAAAATAATGAAACCCTATTTAAAAGTATCccagtttcaggtaaaaaaaaattacaaagcTACAAAGCATAAAACAGCTCAGACAATATGTGCCCAGGTTAATGTTTTAGGTATGACCAGAAGGGCAGTGCCAAGAACCcctaaaacaaatatttaattaataaaaatcctTATAAGAAGCAGTTGTTGTCAGAAGGCTGTGGTTTCCATGCATTTGTAAATTATTTCATAATCAGCACTGTGATTTCACATATTTTCGTTTTATGTATGGGAACAAAGATCAGAAGCAAAGAATCAGTGTTTTTAACAAATACCCAAAGAATGTGACAGTCTAGACAACAGAGCCAAATggcaaaaaatataaatactttTGTGTTGTTACTTATGACCTTTAATGTTTCTATGCTTCTTTCTGTAATACGTTTTGTGattaaagaaaataatacaGTCCAATGTACATGCTAATGATACTGACTGTTGGCtgttaattgtatttattttttttttttgttgttctcttGCCTCAGGTCTCAGCAACATTTGCTGCAAGTTTAGTTACAAGTCCTGCTATAGGGGCATACATATCTGCCAATTATGGAGACAGTCTGGTTGTACTGATAGCCACCATTGTTGCTGTAGCAGATATTCTTTTCGTTCTCTTGGTTGTGCCTGAGTCTCTGCCAGACAAAATGAGACTGACCTCATGGGGGTTTCCTATTTCTTGGGAGCAGGCTGACCCCTTTGGTGTGAGTTAaaaattcatataatttataaatgCTATTTAATGACCATTTATTTAATGCAAtgctatttcttttttgtttatttaaaggtaaaggtacatATTTGTccctgtacactgtacagcgaaagtgtcctccgcatttaacccatctggtagtgaatacacactctctcactcacacacacacacacacacacacacacacacacacagccaactccagcgcccggggagcagagagggtaaagggccttgctcatgggcccaacagtggcagcttgaacccacaaccctgttatcgatatcccggcgctctaaccgctgagccaccactgccctaaaattcctgatcctcgtagactgaagttgcaaaaaccagcctagcaggttataacatggagatgcaggggattgaaccctggacctcatacatgcaaagcatgcactctaccactgagctacatcccctcttTCATTGTTGTatgatgtttatttgtgtttagaCTATATAGACTCATGGCTACTATAATAGTACAGTGGCTTATTATTCCTGCTGTTCCCTTCTCTTCACAGTCCTTAAGAAAAGTGGGTAAAGACACCACAGTGCTACTGATATGTGTCACAGTGTTTCTGTCATACTTGCCAGAGGCAGGGCAGTATTCCAGCTTTTTCTTGTACTTGAGACAGGTCAGTATTGGTAGTATTAAGATGTTTTTTGATTGTcagcttttttttgtcatattgaGTTTCATGATGTCATCTGAAAcactctgtgtctctgtgttttcAGGTAATTAACTTCTCATCAGCTGCAATTGCAGCATTTATAGCAATGGTCGGAATTCTCTCTATTGTAGCACAGGTACTGTGtcatttgttattattaattacatcCTACAATCCTAATCTTAATATCTTCAACTACATATTTTACCTATAACAACTGATTCGTGTCTATTAGTTTCTGTGCTTAACATGCTTAACAAACAGTATATTGTGACTTTGCCTGCTATTAGCACACAGTTAGCAGTTGGAGTAGCATAATGGGCAACACCATCTTTAAAGTGGCAGATTGCCCACCATGTTACACCAGAGTCTTTGGGCAACACTCTTACGGCTACATTCGTTTACGTGTGCAGCATGATTTCAAGTTTAAATTACTCTGGAAAAATGAGAcggctaaataccataaatggaaatgtaagttATCTATCAAAAGTATGGCAAAGTCACACTTAtcacacagtactgtgcaagtTCAGAGCATTTTCTGTTTCTCATTATCCAAGTTATCCTAAACTTAAAGTATTCTAAATATAGCCTTGTCATCACTAAAATTAAATATGTTTGAAGAGTGGCGAATGTTTAAgggttgttttttattttgtaatatttaaatgttttaaataaaaattgctctgtttttcttctttggTTATACAGTATTGTACCCGTTAAGCCCAccatataataatatgaataaaataaaaaaatgtagtaACCTACAGCTGTTGACCATTTATTAAGCTAGCATTTAACAAGCCAGCGCATCTTGTGATAAAAGATTGTGTGCTACTCAAATGTAGAACATGACTGGTATTTTAACTATGCACTGTAACAGCTGTGCTGTGTCTCAGACAGTCAGCTATTTCTTAAAAAATAACATGTACCCTTACTAAGAGTTAAAACACTTTCAAAATGGCCATCAGCATATGTGAATACATTTATATCTTACTATGCAGTTATCAATTTGGCTTACAGTCACAGCAAATGTGTAACAACAAACACATGTACttcactttttttctcttaagTAATTTAAGCTCAATGGATACATCAGCTTAATAGATACTCTTTAGCTCTTTGACCTTAAAGCTCATTCGCTGCtgcatttatttaatagttTTGTGGTGTGATGATTTGCTATAACGGTTCCCTCcttgttttcctttttcttttagaCTTTGCTTCTGAGTCTACTTATGAAGAAAATCGGAAATAAGAATACTGTGTTACTGGGGCTTGGATTTCAGCTGTTCCAGCTGGCCTGGTATGGCTTTGGGTCAGAACCATGGTATGTTGTTAAAGGCAAACAAATATTTAACATGTAGACCTTTTCATAAGTAGTTTGGAAATGTTTTCATATTAATACCTCACTTCTTTGTTTAAAAGCCCTGTTGTCgtgtttttaaaaagtttatgGTTGCATGTCTCCATTGGTTTAAAATAACACATTTCTATGACATACATGTAGGATGATGTGGGCAGCTGGCACTGTGGCTGCCATGTCCAGTATCACGTTCCCTGCAGTGAGTGCACTAGTGTCCCGCTGCACTGATCACGACCAGCAGGGTAAGAGTACACCAGGCTGTGCGAGTAAAAGGTCAAAATGACTCATACCTCAGTCAGAAACCATTATATCACAGTCACATGCATACTTGTCACAGTGGAAAGAACATACTCTTTAGTCTCCTGAACACAATGGGTTTTATAGTCTCTTACTTACGGTAGCTAATAAAGTGTGGTTAAAACAATAACTTGATGTAAATAACAAGTAAATACAGTTCAAGAGCCAAACACAAAAAGCAGATCTCTATAATACTAACTTGGAGTCTAATATAAGTAAACAATTAAAGAACCGATGAGTGTTTGCAGAAAATGTAAGTTATTTTTACTCCTATATCTTTCAAAGCAAAGCATCTTCTTTTCCTGTTCGTGCAGGTGCAGTCCAAGGAATGATAACAGGGATCAGGGGCCTGTGCAATGGTCTTGGTCCAGCGCTCTTTGGATTTATATTCTTTCTGTTCAACGTAGAGCTTAACGAGATCAGTTCAGTGGATCATGACTCAGCCTCAGCTGTAAATCATGAGGTATGGACTGATGATCGGAAGTATTGCGAAACTACAGTATACACTCTTCATACCCTTTTGGCTTGGATGACAATAGTAGGACATCATGGCACGGACTTTATTAAATGACTGTGTTCGTTATAGAGGTTGACTGGTTGCTCTGCACCGCTCGTCAGAGTTGTCATTCGATCTCTGGAGTCAGTGGCCAATGGGGCACCACTGGTATGCCATTGGGAGGCACTTAATGTGTGAGAAGTACATCctcggtacaccttcactacaacAAAGTTATCCGATtccaagatgctaccaccctttggCCGCTGTCACTGTCATGTCATAGTGATAACAGAATATCATGATCAACCCTGATTTGGAATGAACTTTGCCtgggacgtcacagatgccatGTGACAGGGATTGATGGGTTTATTATCATGCcgaaaagggcatgataatagggtaccggGCAAAGGGTGGTATCATCTCGGAAAACACTAACTTTttaggatgttctagagccgccgTAGTAAAGGTGTACTAAGAATGGACCTCttgcacattgagtgcctccccaTAGTATAACAGTGGTTCCCCATAGGaaattgatgccagaggggaacgacaactgcaagtggtacagagcaatcaacgCCCCACTATGGACCAGTTAACCTGTCATCCATGACAATtatgaaaaaactaaaatagTGTCATGTAATGAACGTGTGACTTTTTTGCAGCTGATCTAAAACTGCTCAACCTAACCTGCATCTTCTTGCCTTTCAGAGTTCAGTCATTCCAGGGCCTCCCTTTTTGTTTGGAGCTGGTACTGTTCTTCTGGCACTACTGGTAGCAGTCTTCATTCCAAAACGGCAATGTCTGGCGGTGAAAACCTGTAGCACACGAGCCATGTCAGGGCCAGTCAGTGGAACCCCGAGTAATAATTCTGCTCCTGGGAGTGATGAGGACATCGAGCCTCTCTTGCAGGACAGCAGCATGTAACTACCTGATTCTGCATCAAACCCcagctttttttaaacaaccCAGAAACACAATGTATGGGAGCAAGCAAAGGTGACCTGGATTAACATGGACTACGAACAGTTACAACCTGTTCATTTTATTATCTAATAAATTGCTTCCTGCTTTGTTTCCAagatgttttttattgtttgtttgtttttgttttttaacatgaGGCAAGGTTTGCTTATTTTTTGCCAGCTAAAATGAATGTCACACACTGATGCTTTTCtctgttgagagagagagagagaatgtgccTTCACCATATATTTGcaaattatttgtatttactgaatgtatactatactgtactataaaaTAGTACTGTGGTTCTGTAACACAGACTCTTTAGAGAAAAACTGAAATGTATCATCTTTATATAG
It includes:
- the mfsd14bb gene encoding hippocampus abundant transcript 1 protein isoform X2; this encodes MTQCNQQHQGTDGTMLVKTIKDTATRGIGRAKVTHAVVVIFLEFFSWGLLTTPMLTVLHETFPQHTFLMNGLIQGVKGLLSFMSAPLIGALSDVWGRKSFLLLTVFFTCAPIPLMRISPWWYFALISVSGVFSVTFSVIFAYVADITEEHERSTAYGLVSATFAASLVTSPAIGAYISANYGDSLVVLIATIVAVADILFVLLVVPESLPDKMRLTSWGFPISWEQADPFGSLRKVGKDTTVLLICVTVFLSYLPEAGQYSSFFLYLRQVINFSSAAIAAFIAMVGILSIVAQTLLLSLLMKKIGNKNTVLLGLGFQLFQLAWYGFGSEPWMMWAAGTVAAMSSITFPAVSALVSRCTDHDQQGAVQGMITGIRGLCNGLGPALFGFIFFLFNVELNEISSVDHDSASAVNHESSVIPGPPFLFGAGTVLLALLVAVFIPKRQCLAVKTCSTRAMSGPVSGTPSNNSAPGSDEDIEPLLQDSSM
- the mfsd14bb gene encoding hippocampus abundant transcript 1 protein isoform X1, which gives rise to MTQCNQQHQGTDGTMLVKTIKDTATQRGIGRAKVTHAVVVIFLEFFSWGLLTTPMLTVLHETFPQHTFLMNGLIQGVKGLLSFMSAPLIGALSDVWGRKSFLLLTVFFTCAPIPLMRISPWWYFALISVSGVFSVTFSVIFAYVADITEEHERSTAYGLVSATFAASLVTSPAIGAYISANYGDSLVVLIATIVAVADILFVLLVVPESLPDKMRLTSWGFPISWEQADPFGSLRKVGKDTTVLLICVTVFLSYLPEAGQYSSFFLYLRQVINFSSAAIAAFIAMVGILSIVAQTLLLSLLMKKIGNKNTVLLGLGFQLFQLAWYGFGSEPWMMWAAGTVAAMSSITFPAVSALVSRCTDHDQQGAVQGMITGIRGLCNGLGPALFGFIFFLFNVELNEISSVDHDSASAVNHESSVIPGPPFLFGAGTVLLALLVAVFIPKRQCLAVKTCSTRAMSGPVSGTPSNNSAPGSDEDIEPLLQDSSM